Genomic window (Muntiacus reevesi chromosome X, mMunRee1.1, whole genome shotgun sequence):
TCAGAAGTTAATAGAATTACTCTGTGACTCAGCAATTCTCCTCTTAGGTATTTatccaagataaatgaaaacGTGCCCATACAGAAACTTATACATAACTGTTTAcaacagcactgtttatagtagccgtAATGTGGAAAAAACCCATACATACAAACAGATTTTGGCATAGCTATAccatggaatatcattcagccatgaaaaaggaatgaagttctgatataGGTTACAACTTGAATGAACCtctaaatattatgctaagtaaaagaagccagacacaaaaggtcacatctTGTATTCATCTTTATTATGACacatccagaataggcaaatccatagatggaaagcagattagtggtcaCCAGTGGGGTGAGTGAGGGAGTGAAGAGTGATTCCTTGAAGGAGATGGAGTTTTTCCTgggatgataaaaatgttttgagaCTAGAGAGAGGTGGCTGGAGTATAATATTAAGAATGCGCTAAACATCACTAAACTGCAAACTAGAAAACGGTTCATTGTATGCTGGTGACTTTCATTTCAATACTAAAAGGGGAGCACGGAAGCAGATGTTCTTTCTTTCAAATTCCTTCCATACTATTTTCTGCAGCTGAAGTCAATTTGAGGGAAGTTTTCCTTCCTTTATGGCTGCTGTGGCTGACACTTTTTAGCCCATCCCAtaaagaacactgaaaaattacttcatcTCATGCAGGATGCTTCAGAATCTATACAGACCCTTGCCTCTCTACAAGGAAATAGGAGTAGTTCCTCAATAGAACCTATTGTTTCCTTTAATGTGTAGGgaagatatatttttcttttttccctattaGTCAATTGAGTAGCAAAATGTTCTTTGGGTTTCCAATAACCTGGTCTTCAACTTAAGAGTAAGAGAGTAGGTACTTTGGAACTTTTACAAAGGTTCTTGGGATGCAATGCTTTGACAGAGAGAGCAATGCCACTTCTTGTCTTGTCTCATAAGTTATTTTTTGTCATCTGCATGACATAGATTTACTTACTTAACTCTCACTTTTTAATATAATCACTTGAGCTGCACTATGATTTTTCAGGCATGTCCCCATATACAccaaaagcagggcaaagagtAGAAAGACCCAGAACCCAGGAAGAAAAAGTGAGTTTGATAAGAGCCAATTTGGAGAAGAGATTAGAACACTACACAGATGACATTAAATGTGTTTTTTCACACTTGGAAACTTCAACAATGAAAGACTACTTGCTACATATATTTAAGGATAAattgctttgcttttaaaaatggctTGAGTCCTAAGTCACCCCTTTCCAGCATAGCAGGGGTATAAAATTTTGATATAGACTCAGATTCTTGAATATAAAAAATCTTGTTGAGTGCTGGTGGCAATAGCTATACTACTATTCTTTAGTAATTCCCCTTGATCAAAGATTTACGTGACAGACAAAACTGGAAAAGCTCCTCAAAAAAAGGTAATTCCAAGTAACTTGTTATCCCCCCACTATCATCTGTTAGCAACTTTAGTCTCACCATCAAATTGCAAAGCATGGAATTACACCTATATCTTTTCCAAGACAATATGGAAATCcagtaattttttgtttttagtgaggACAACATGGATTATTCTCTACCATTAGTGGAGAAGGGGAGATTGCTAGTAAAAATGCTGTAGGAACAACTGGCATGATGTTAATTCCaatgcatattttaaacattGTATCCTtaatttcatttggaaaatttaaatgaatataagGTAAGACTGTAATTTTAgggcttttcagctttttttAAGGATATTAACTTAagaccaaaataaaatatataggtgAATGATGCAAGCATATCAGTTACTTACCTCAAACTCTTGACGATTCTCATAAATTGGAATGATCAACTTAGAAATTTCAGAAATTACTTCATAACACTCTGTGTTCCATAAGCCATCCACACAATGTTCTAGCAACTCCAGCAAAACTTCCAACATTGAGGAAAAATGTAGTGCGGAATTAGAGATACTTTTAGAGCTCTGGGCAAATGTagtttgaactatttcaaatgaataaaaaacagaAGGTACTAAATTTAAGGGAATGCACAGAAGGAGTGTAGTTGTGTGACTATATTTTCTAAATGACATACTTGAAATGTTTGATATTGAAACCACATTCTTAAAAGTATGAAATGAATATTGATAATAGTAAACTACTATTTACTTTGTTTTGCATATAATCAAGATGTTAACCATAGTTACGAATGGTAACATGTTGAGAAGTATTTTCCAAACTGAGGATATTAAATGTCTAACAGGGTAAATTCCACTAAGCTTATAAATGTCCATGATTTTTGCTTTCtactaaaattatatttacacaCAGTTAATAGAGTCTTAAGGTAATTTCACAATTTTCAAGCTGCTGCATCAGTGACATCAGTATTCATTAAAATGATGTGATTTTGGTCAACAATGCTTCTTTCCTAACTATTGGTTCTAAAACTAGTGAGAATGATATAATATATCATATTGATATAATATAATGATATAATATAATACCTCAAGATAGAGATCTCTGACTTTGCTATAATAACAGCTTCTATAAAACAAGCATCATCTCATGTTCTCAACAATGAAAATATGATGCCAATTACTCATACTATCCATAAGTCTTAACAGTTTGTTTCTATGTTAAAGAGATGAACTTCAGTGCTACGTGTCTCTGGTTGGTGAGCGGACGCGGAGCAGGTATCATGGATCAGGTAATGCAGTTCGTTGAGCCAAGTCGGCAGTTTGTGAAAGACTCAATTCGGCTGGTTAAAAGATGCACCAAACCTGATAGAAAAGAATTCCAGAAGATTGCCATGGCAACAGCAATAGGATTCGCTATAATGGGATTCATTGGCTTTTTTGTGAAATTGATCCATATTCCTATTAATAACATCATTGTTGGTGGCTGAATAGCTTTTTAGAAAAGTAGTTTTCATCTTGGGGATTGGTGAACAAGTGAGGATTTGAGAAGCTGATGGAGCAGAAATTTGTCTgtgttcttctttcatttttttcttccaagatgttttctatttgtaaattaaaataatttaaaaaaataaataaataaataaagagatgaaCTTCAAACCTATAGAAGTGACTGCCACAATGGCTCTTAAAGTATGTCCTCTAGTCAATTCtgaattcatctttttttctaaacTAGCTGTTTCCTTTGCATTTCCTACCTAGCCAGGGGTCATATCCTATAGACTCTGAACTAGAAAACTAAAAGCAATTTTGACTTTACTCTTTGTTATAAGTTGAACTGTGTCCCTCACAAAGATAAGCTGAAGCCCTAACTCCCAGTGCCTCAGAatgtaaccttatttggaaatagggtcactgGTGATAATGATGAGTGAAGGTGATGTCATACTTGAGTGACTTACTGGAGTGATTAACTGGGTGAGCTTTACTCCAAAAGGACAGAGACAAACAGGGAGAACACCATGTGACTACAGGGGCAGTGGCTGGAGTAATgtagctacaagccaaggaaatcCAAGACCAACAGCTACCATCAGAGTGAGAAGGAGGCAAGGAAGGCTGCTACCCAGAGTCTCAGAGGGAACAGGGCCCTGGTGACACCTTGATTTCTAACCTCTggactctagaactgtgagacaataaagttctattattttaaaccacccagcttgTGTACGTTGTTATGGCAactctaggaaactaatacactcTCAGTCTTGCCTCAACCTCTAATCAGTTCATCGCCAAGCTCTGCCACTTTTACTTCCTAAAGATTTCTCAAATCTGACCCTTCCTCTCCATTTCTACACTCATTGCTAAGGTTCAAGATGTTATTATTGTTTTCTAACAGATCTTCCTGCCTCCAGCCTTGGCACTTTCAAATCTATCCTCCACAAATCTGTCATAGGGTTTTGATTAAAATACAAACCAGACTACATCCCTCTTCCCTTAGAATCTCATGGCTCCCCATCATTTGCAGAACTAAGGACAAATTCTTCACTAGGCACACAAGGTTTGCAGCAATCTGGctgatattttataaaatcatcaTCAAGCTCAGCCTTCTACTTTATGCTCCTCAGCAGTGATGAACTACTATTTCTCTGAAGCACCGTGGTGTTGTCTTAACTTTGTGCCTTTGTCCATTCTGTACCCTCGTGTCCTTCAATCCCTTTCACTTAGTTAACCCTGTAAGAAAAGTTAGGGATCACTTCTTCCAGGATACTTCTCCTGATTAACACAGAGTAGTGAGATACCAGAGACCTATTTTTCCTACTATGATACTTCATTGGGTGGATATTTATCACTATACTTGCCCATTATATATGTATCTTACTTTACAAATAGGTTGTGACTCTTTAAGTGTAGGGACAATATATTATTTTGGCTTTCTCAGTCACTAGCAGAGTGGTAGTAAATAGTAGAGGTTCACTAAATGTTGCTACTTGAATAATCTATATATTAACATTTAGTATTCGAAGTATCAACAGTGGAAAGGAGGAAATTTCCAAAtctttggggaaatttttaaaaatctattacacACTAGTAAAGTTTGTCCCAGGAATGTAAAGTTGGTTTACAATTAGGAAAAGCTCCAATGTAAACAGAATGAACCATGTAAACAGAATAAAAGAGGACAAATGTGATGTCTAGCAATagttgcagaaaaagcatttgaaaaatctCAATACCCCTTTGTCATGTTAAAAAAGAATCCCCTCAAAACAGGGAATCAAAGAGACCTTTCTCAATCTGATAAAGAGCAGTTACTAAAAACCTACAGGCTGAACACTCCTCTTCTAAATTTGGGATCAAGTCAAAATACTGCTCTTACTATTTCTATTCAATGTTAAGCTGAAGGTGCTAGCCAGTATAAggcaatagagagagagagagaaggcacaGAGATTAGCAAATGTAAAACTGTCTTTCtgtgcagatgacatgactgTGTATGTAGAAAAGCCTAAGGAAGATACAAACTACTAAAACTAGTAAGAGGATTTAGCAAGGTTGCAGATTATAAGATCAACACACAAAATCAGTGTATTTCTGTATACTAgcaacaacaaactgaaaaacaagattaaaaaaccaaacaatacTATTTCCAGTAGCATCAGAACATCCATTATCTAACAAAATATCCAGGAAAGAACGTCTACTCTGAAAAAGCACAAAGTATTGCTGGGTAAAATTAAAGACAACCTAAAcaagaatttggcaataaggaattcatgatcttagccacattcagctcctggtcttgtttttgctggctgtatagagcttctccatctttggctgcaaagaatataatcagtctgattttggtgttgaccatctggtgatgtgcaagtgtagagtcttctcttgtgttgttggacgagggtgtttgctatgaacagtgcattcacttggcaaaactctatgagcctctactgtgcttcattctgtactccaaggtcagacttccttgttactccaggtgtttattgccttcctacttttgcattccagtcccctattatgaaaaggacatcttttttgggtgttagtgctaaaaggtcttgtaggtcttcatagaaccattcaacttcagcttcttcagtgttactggtcaggacatagatttggattactgtgatattgaatggtttgctttggaaactaacagagaccattctatcatttttgagattgcatccaagtactgcatttaagactcttttgttgactatgatggctactccatttcttctaagggattcttgcccattgtagtatatataatggtcatcttagttaaagtcacccattccagtccattttagtttgctgattactaaaatgtcaatgttcactcttgccatctcctgtttgaccacttccaatttgccttggttcatggacctaacattccaggatcctttgcaatattgctctttacagcatcagaccttgcttctatcaccagtcacatccacaactgggtgctgtttttgctttggctccatcacttcattctgcataatcccttatgattatacagcagaagtgagaaatagatttaagggactagatctgatagacagaagcctgacgaactatggatgaaagtttgtgacattgtacaggagacagggataaagaccatccccaagaaaaagaaatgcaaaaaagcaaaatggctgtccgaggaggcttacaaatagctgtgaaaagaatagaagtgaaaagaaaaggagaaaaggaaagatatacccatttgaatgcagagttccaaagaatagcaaggagagataagaaagccttcctcagtgatcagtgcaaagaaatagaggaaaacaatagaatgggaaagactagagatctcttcaagaaaattagagataccaagggaacatttcatgcaaagatgggcacaataaaggacagaaacggtatggacctaacagaagcagaagatattaagaaaaggtggcaagaagaactacacacagaagaactatacaaaaaagatcttcatgacccagataaacacaatggtgtcatcactcacctagagccaaacatcctggaatgcgaagtgggccttaggaagcatcactatgaacaaagctagtggaggtgatggaattccagttgagctatttcaaatcctaaaagatgatgctgtgaaagtgctgcactcagtatggcagcaaatttggaaaactcagcagtggccacaggactggaaaaggtcagttttcattccaatccctaagaaaggcaatgccaaagaatgctcaaactaccacacaattgtactcatctcacatgctagtaaagtagtgctcaaaattttccaaaccaggcttcaacagtatgtgaactgtgaagttccagatgttcaagctggttttagaaaaagcagaggaatcagagatcaagttaccaacattcgttggatcatcgaagaagcaagagagttccagagaaacatctatttctgctttattgactatgccaaagcctttgactgtgtggatcacaataaactgtggaaaaccctgaaagagttgggaataacagaccatctgacctgcctcttgagaaacctgtatgcaggtcaggaagcaacagttagaactggacatggaacaacagactggttccaaataggaaaaggagaacgtcaaggctgtatattgtcaccctacttatttaacttatatgtagagtacatcatgagaaacgctgagctggatgaagcacaagctggaatcaagactgccaggagaaatatcaataacctcagatatgcagatgacaccacccttacggtagaaaatgaagaaaaactaaatagcctcttgatgaaagtgaaagaggacagtgaaaaagttggcttaaagctcaacattcagaaaactaagatcatggcatctggtcccatcacctcatgggaaatagatggggagatagtggaaacagtggctgactttattttgggggcctccaaaatcactgcagatggtgactgcagccatgaaattaaaagacacttactccttgaaaggaaagttatgaccaacctagatagcatattaaaaagcagagacattactttgccaacaaaggtccatctagtcaaggctatggtttttccagtggtcacgtatggatgtgagagttggactgtgaagaaagttgagcgccaaagaattgatgcttttgaattgtggtgttgaagaagactcttgagagtcccttgaactgcaaggagatccaaccagtccatcctgaaggagatcagtcctgggtgttcattggaaggactgatgctgaagcagaactccaatactttggccacctcatgcgaagagttgactcattggaaaagaccctgatgctgggagggattgggggcaggaggagaaggggacaacagaggatgagatggctggatggcatcactgacttaatgggcatgagtttgagtaaactccgggagtttgtgacggacagggaggcctggcgtgctgtgattcacggggtcgcaaag
Coding sequences:
- the LOC136153726 gene encoding protein transport protein Sec61 subunit gamma, coding for MDQVMQFVEPSRQFVKDSIRLVKRCTKPDRKEFQKIAMATAIGFAIMGFIGFFVKLIHIPINNIIVGG